A stretch of DNA from Nonlabens ponticola:
CCAACACTATTGATTCTTATCGTGGTTTACTCATTGCCTTTCAAAAATTCCTAGGGCATGATCATCCTATCGACGAGTTGCAGGATCGTCAAATAAAAGAGGCAGTAAGCGAGGTAGTCGTAGCAAAGTCTCTTGCCGTTGCCACGCAAAAGCAACTACTGTCTGCACTAAAACTCTATTTTAAAGAGATGCACAGACGCGATCTTGACTTTTATAGCGTCTATCCTAGAGTAAAGCCTAGACCTATTCCAGTGATTTTGAGCACGCAGGAAGTAGGAGCAATTTTATCGCATACCAAAAACTTGAAACATAAAGCCATGCTAACGCTAATTTATGCGTTGGGATTACGCAGCGGCGAGCTCATCAATCTCAAAATCAGCGACATCGACAAACATCGCAAGCTGGTACACATTAAAAGTTCCAAAAACAAAAAGGATCGTATCATTCCTTTTCCTGATGGTCTGGGCGAGCTTTTAAATAAGTACTACAAGGAATACCAACCTACGGAATTCTTATTCAACGGCCAGTCCACAAATCAGTACCACGCGCAAAGCCTGCGCAAGGTGTTCCACAAATCGTGTAAGCTTGCTGGAATCAACAAGAAAGTTACACTGCACAGTTTGCGCCACGCCTATGCCACGCACCTCATGGATGCAGGAACTGATTTGCGTGTCATTAAGGAATTGCTGGGTCACAACAGTATCAAGACAACATTGATCTACACGCATGTAACCAATAAAACGCTTCAACACTTGCCCAATCCGCTGGATTTTATCAAATAACTCACCGATCAAATTCATATTTGATATAAACTATTTCCACTTAATCAAAAAAGCCGATTCCATTAAGAATCGGCTTTGATAAATTAGAAAATAGCTATAAACTATTTTTGTCGCTCGTATTTACTCATGTAGCGCTCGTATAAATCTTTTTGCCTGGTGTCCAGCGAGATGTCACGGCCGTCGATAAAGGCGCGAGTCAATTTATTGGTACGCATGTCCAACGCATTGCCCTGTGATATGAATAGGGTAGCGCTCTTACCTTCTTCCAGCGAGCCATAATCAGCGTCTATGCCTAGGATCTTGGCAGGATTGAGCGTTATCATCATCAAGGCTTGTTCCGCATCCACGCCATGGCCAGTGAGCGTTCCTGCATAGAATGGCACGTTGCGCACCTGGTGACGCTCCATACTACCAGAATTCTCCAACGCAACGGTGACTCCAGCATCTGCTAGGATTTTTGGAAACTTGTACGGCATGTCAAAGTCGGCGTCCTCACGTGCCGGTAAGTTATGTACACGACCTGCGAGTACGGGAACTCCAGCGGCCGCAATGTCACCAGCTATTTCCTGTGCACCACGAGCTCCTACCAGTACTAGGTTTTTTACATTGTTAGCTTTCGCGAAAGCTAACACATCAACAATCGCCTTCTCACCAGATACATGCATGTACAAGTTTGCATTGCCGTCCAGAACACGTCGCATCGCCTCCATTTTCAAGTCCTTGTCTGCTGGATTGTCTGTAGATTTATAAGCGACCGCTTGACGCATAAAGTCGCGCAGTGCCTCAATGTCCTCATCATAATCCTTGCTAGGCTCGATAGGCCCGTAATTAGGCCACGATCCCGATCTACGGAAGCTGGCAGGCCAGTTCACATGAATACCATCATCCATGCGCACGGCAGCATCTTCCCAGTTCCACGCGTCTAGTTGCACCACGCTGGACTGTCCAGAGATGCGACCACCACGCGGTACCGTTTGAGCGATCAATATACCATTGGGCCTCATGGTTTCTACCACGCGAGACTCTGCATTGTAAGCAATTATACTACGTATATGCGGATTAAAAACTCCCAACTCGCGCTGGTCGTCACTGGCATTTACGGCATCAACTTCTACCAATCCTAGCGTAGTGTTGGCAGCAATAAAGCCAGGATACACGTGCATTCCTGTGGCATCAATAACCTCACCTTTGGGTGCCATTCTTACCGTGGTAGCATCTGCAATGGCGGTGACTTTCCCGTTTTCTATAACAATGACTGAATTTTCAATTACCTCGCCATTACCTATATGAGCGGTACCATTCATAATGGTGTAAGCTCCAGTCTGTGGTGCGGCTGGCATTTGTTGGGCTAGGGCAGTGGTGCCTAGCATCGCCAGTACTATATATAATATGTTTTTCATGTCTTTCATTTTACCAGTGTAGCGTTTCACATTCATACAAGGTCTTGGTGGATTGTTTGGCAAGCTGCGTTTTCAAGCCTTTGTTTTTTGCCATAATCATTTCGTTTGTCAACTGTTGACGTTCCTTTTTTATGCTTTCGCGAAAGCTAACATCACGAGATTTCTCAAAGAACACAATACCATCTACCAGGGTATATTCCGGGATCGCCTTGATGTCTAGCGGATTGTGGTTCCACAAAACGATATCTGCATCTTTACCTTCCTTGATGCTACCTACACGGTCGTCGATATGCAGCAGTTTTGCAGGATTGAGTGTGACAAACTTCCAGGCTTCTTCCTCGCTCACGCCACCGTATTTTACAGCCTTGGCAGCTTCCTGGTTCAAGCGTCGTGACATTTCTGCATCATCACTGTTAAACGCGGTAAGAACGCCTTGTGAATGCATGATGGCACCATTGTAAGGTATGGCGTCGTTCACTTCATACTTGTAAGCCCACCAGTCGCTAAAGGTTGATCCACCAGCGCCGTGTTCTCTCATCTTATCAGCCACCTTGTAACCTTCTAGAATATGCGTGAATGTGTTGAGTGTGAAACCGTATTTCTCGGCCACCTTCATCATCATGTTGATCTCGCTCTGTACATAAGAGTGGCAGGTCACATAGCGCTCGCCGTTGAGAATCTCAACCAGCGTTTCCATCTCCTCATCATAACGGAAGTTGTTATCGCCTCTAGACTTGTCATATTCCTGCGCACGTGTAAAGTAATCTTCAAAAACCTGCTCGACACCCATGCGCGTTTGCGGGAAACGTATGCCGTTCTGGTATCTGGACTGCTTCACGTTCTCACCCAGCGCAAACTTGATAAACTTAGGTGAATTGTCATAGATCATCTCCTGCGGGCTATAACCCCATTTAAGCTTGATGATCGCACTACGGCCACCAATGGGATTGGCACTACCGTGCAGCAGTTGCGAAGTCGTAACGCCACCAGCAAGATCACGGTAGATGTTGATGTCCTCGTGATCAACAACGTCCTCGATGGTAACCTCGGCAGTACTGTTATGTCCAGCCTCATTTACACCTTGATCAATGGCGATGTGCGAGTGCTCATCAATAATACCACTAGTTAGGTGCATGCCGCTGGCATCAACCACTCTAGCGCCACCAGCGCTCAGGTTTTTACCTACTTTAGAAATCTTACCGTTCTTGACCAGTACATCGGTATTCTCAAGAATACCAGCATCTTCATTAGTCCATACGGTCGCGTTTTTAAATAGGATGGTTTCTGCTTTGAGTTTTGTTTTAGAGCCGTAAGCCACATTAGGATAGGTCATGTTGCCTAGATCGGTGATCATTTCTTGATCGGCTTCATCCTCTTTATCGTCATCGTCTTTTTCATCTTCTGCTTTCTTATCGGCTTGTTTTCTAGCGACAAAGGATCTTTCAATCCCATTAGGTAAGTAAACCTTTCCTTTCAACATCTGCGGATTACTCTCGGTCAATTTCATGCTCCAGCGCGTGTAGGTTTTATCATCAGCGTCCTTTTGGGATGTCGTGATGGTAATCCAGTCGTCGTTGCGCACGATCTTGCTGCCTAATTTTGTGCTGTCCAGCATGACTTTAACCGTCTTTGCATCGCCGCTGATAGCCAATTCATATGTGTCGCCGTTTACTATGGCTTCATAAGTTCCATCCACGTTGAGTAAACCACGATCTTTCAACACATGCTTGGATCCTTGAACCCAATTTTCATAAACATCAGTGTCTTTTTCAAAAAGCTCGCCACTGGTAACGATAAAGTTTGCGTGCTTTCCTTTTTCCAAGGTTCCAATAGAAGAACTCAAGTTAAGCAATGCTGCTGGTGTGGTTGTTAGTGCAGCTAGTGCTTGATCTGCGGTCAATCCATATTGCATGGCACGCATCAATTTTGCATGAAGCTCGTCAGGTGATTTTAAACCATGTGTAGTAATACTGTATTTCACGCCAGCATCGGCCAATTTTTTAGGATTAGCAGGTGCTTGTTTCCACTCACGCATGTCAGCGAGATTCACGTACCATTCTTGGTAAGGGTCAGTCACGTCATAAGCATCTGGGAAATTGATCGGTAAAATTAGTTGTGCATTGGTAGCTTTAATGGCATCCACCATCTCTAGCGCATCTTCACCACCTACAATGACAAATTGCTTGCCTACGCGATCACCGACCTTATCTGCTCTTAATACATTTTTCTTATTTCCAGCTTCTATGTATTGAACCAGGTTCTTATTGGCATTCAATGCCTCTAGTGAGCGGTCTTTGGTTTTGGAATTGCCAGCGGCATACCAGTCTGCATCAAAGTGTGATTGACGTAACAAAGCCATAGTTCCCATAAGCGAAGTAGGATAGGACTGGTTCGTCTGTCTACTACGGTCAAATGAGAAAAACTGACCACTCTTATTATTCAGGATACGTTGCGAGTCGTCACCATTATTATTTAGCGCGACAACCATACCAGTACCACGAGCGATACCGTCGTGTAAGTGCGTTTGTACCACACCATAACCAGCTTTCATCATGCTTTCGGCTTTCTTTGAGTCGTACTCGTAAAAGTCGATGGCATCCTGCTCGGCACGTATGTGGTCGTTCCAGTAAAAACCTTGTCGACCTTCATCGTATTGTTGACCGCGTGACTCATTCTTAGGAACCGTCATTCCAAAGTCTGCATAGGTCTCAATGAACGATGGGTAAATAAAAGTGCCGGTAGCATCTTCTACTACGGCATTTTTAGGAATCTTAATGTTGCGACCTACGTCCACAATTTTGCCGTCCTTAATCAGGATCGAGGCGTTTTCTAACTTCTTTCCCGGACTCGTGATGATAGTCGCACCAGTCAAGGCACGCATCGACTTACTCACTGCCGATATATCATCATTATTGGGAAAGTATTCTTGGCCTTGCGCGGTCATCGCCGCCATCGCCAGAATGGAAAAAAGTATTTTTTTCATATACATGGTGGTTTAAAGACCTTAAAGATAGGAATAAGGAAATAGTGATAACAGCAAGATTAGCACTACTTATAATGATTAACTAACAATGCCACCACATAAGAATAGGTGCGCATACCATCAGGCTGGTTGTTTGCTTTGAGATAGGTGTTGTAGGTAGCCTGAGATGCT
This window harbors:
- a CDS encoding tyrosine-type recombinase/integrase — protein: MTIKRYAPNTIDSYRGLLIAFQKFLGHDHPIDELQDRQIKEAVSEVVVAKSLAVATQKQLLSALKLYFKEMHRRDLDFYSVYPRVKPRPIPVILSTQEVGAILSHTKNLKHKAMLTLIYALGLRSGELINLKISDIDKHRKLVHIKSSKNKKDRIIPFPDGLGELLNKYYKEYQPTEFLFNGQSTNQYHAQSLRKVFHKSCKLAGINKKVTLHSLRHAYATHLMDAGTDLRVIKELLGHNSIKTTLIYTHVTNKTLQHLPNPLDFIK
- a CDS encoding amidohydrolase family protein, which produces MKNILYIVLAMLGTTALAQQMPAAPQTGAYTIMNGTAHIGNGEVIENSVIVIENGKVTAIADATTVRMAPKGEVIDATGMHVYPGFIAANTTLGLVEVDAVNASDDQRELGVFNPHIRSIIAYNAESRVVETMRPNGILIAQTVPRGGRISGQSSVVQLDAWNWEDAAVRMDDGIHVNWPASFRRSGSWPNYGPIEPSKDYDEDIEALRDFMRQAVAYKSTDNPADKDLKMEAMRRVLDGNANLYMHVSGEKAIVDVLAFAKANNVKNLVLVGARGAQEIAGDIAAAGVPVLAGRVHNLPAREDADFDMPYKFPKILADAGVTVALENSGSMERHQVRNVPFYAGTLTGHGVDAEQALMMITLNPAKILGIDADYGSLEEGKSATLFISQGNALDMRTNKLTRAFIDGRDISLDTRQKDLYERYMSKYERQK
- a CDS encoding amidohydrolase family protein, whose translation is MYMKKILFSILAMAAMTAQGQEYFPNNDDISAVSKSMRALTGATIITSPGKKLENASILIKDGKIVDVGRNIKIPKNAVVEDATGTFIYPSFIETYADFGMTVPKNESRGQQYDEGRQGFYWNDHIRAEQDAIDFYEYDSKKAESMMKAGYGVVQTHLHDGIARGTGMVVALNNNGDDSQRILNNKSGQFFSFDRSRQTNQSYPTSLMGTMALLRQSHFDADWYAAGNSKTKDRSLEALNANKNLVQYIEAGNKKNVLRADKVGDRVGKQFVIVGGEDALEMVDAIKATNAQLILPINFPDAYDVTDPYQEWYVNLADMREWKQAPANPKKLADAGVKYSITTHGLKSPDELHAKLMRAMQYGLTADQALAALTTTPAALLNLSSSIGTLEKGKHANFIVTSGELFEKDTDVYENWVQGSKHVLKDRGLLNVDGTYEAIVNGDTYELAISGDAKTVKVMLDSTKLGSKIVRNDDWITITTSQKDADDKTYTRWSMKLTESNPQMLKGKVYLPNGIERSFVARKQADKKAEDEKDDDDKEDEADQEMITDLGNMTYPNVAYGSKTKLKAETILFKNATVWTNEDAGILENTDVLVKNGKISKVGKNLSAGGARVVDASGMHLTSGIIDEHSHIAIDQGVNEAGHNSTAEVTIEDVVDHEDINIYRDLAGGVTTSQLLHGSANPIGGRSAIIKLKWGYSPQEMIYDNSPKFIKFALGENVKQSRYQNGIRFPQTRMGVEQVFEDYFTRAQEYDKSRGDNNFRYDEEMETLVEILNGERYVTCHSYVQSEINMMMKVAEKYGFTLNTFTHILEGYKVADKMREHGAGGSTFSDWWAYKYEVNDAIPYNGAIMHSQGVLTAFNSDDAEMSRRLNQEAAKAVKYGGVSEEEAWKFVTLNPAKLLHIDDRVGSIKEGKDADIVLWNHNPLDIKAIPEYTLVDGIVFFEKSRDVSFRESIKKERQQLTNEMIMAKNKGLKTQLAKQSTKTLYECETLHW